CCTTCATCATCACGAGCCAACATTCCCACCCCATACCTGTTTTGTTCCTTAAATACTGCTGCATCAACCGTCACCTTGACTTCATCTTTTTTCGGTTTTACCCAAGAGTCTACTTTATCTCCCTGGATAACATCCTGGTATAAAGTCTTTGTTGAATATACTTGAGCCTTTCTCCAATCTGCAAGGTACCTCATAGTTGAGAAAACAACAGCCTGCACCGTGCTTCGTTCCTCGTTCCACACCATATTATTCCGAGCTTTCCATATACTCCAACACATCGTCACAATCTCACCACGACGTCCCTTCTCTGTTTGATCAAACATTATCTGCAACCAGCTTGCAAAATTGCCATCAACTGCATTAAGTAAAGACCACCCTATATGATGCCAACACTGTTGAGCAAAGGGGCAAGTAACGAGGATATGCATAACTGTCTCTTCATCACTACAAATTGGACAAGTGGTAGGAACATGAACTCTTTTTGACTGTAGCACTGATCTCGTGGGAAGAATATGTGATAAAGCTCTCCAAACCATATTTAGAACCTTAGTTGGCGCACAAACTTTCCACAATAAATCCATATCTGACTGCTAGAATTTGTGTGCCAATCTCCTTTCTGTTTTTGAAGTAACTGGTATGCACTCTTTACCATATAATCACCACTAATGTTTTCGTTCCAATATAACTCATCAGCCCTACCACAACCTCCAATCTCTGTTGCCAAAATACATCGCTGGTCCCTGGTATTAAACAAGTCCTCAATAACTTCACGATCCCATCCTCCACCATCCTCTATCATTAGAGAAGATATTGTAGCATCGTTTAAACCAATAAGCTCACTCGTAATACATGGATTAACACTATCATGAAGCCACGGTTGTCCCAATATTCCAATTTTAGCACCATTACCAATTTTCCATCTAGCTCCCACCTTTATCACCAACCTAGCATCCCAAATACTTCTCCAAATAAAAGTAGGGTTATTCCCTAGCTCTGATGCAAGAAAGTCACATTCAGTAAAATATCGAGCTTTGTACAATTTACTCGATAGTTTTTCCAGATGATTTATCAACCTCCATCCTTGTTTTTCAAGTAAAGCCAGGTTGAAATCACGAAAATCTCTAAAACCAACACCCCCAGCTACCTTATGTTTACTTAAACGTTCCCAGCTCATCCAAGAAATCCCAGAGTGTATTTTCTTTTATTCCCCACCAGTATCTCGATAAACTACGTTCAA
This sequence is a window from Apium graveolens cultivar Ventura chromosome 9, ASM990537v1, whole genome shotgun sequence. Protein-coding genes within it:
- the LOC141686373 gene encoding uncharacterized protein LOC141686373, with the protein product MSWERLSKHKVAGGVGFRDFRDFNLALLEKQGWRLINHLEKLSSKLYKARYFTECDFLASELGNNPTFIWRSIWDARLVIKVGARWKIGNGAKIGILGQPWLHDSVNPCITSELIGLNDATISSLMIEDGGGWDREVIEDLFNTRDQRCILATEIGGCGRADELYWNENISGDYMVKSAYQLLQKQKGDWHTNSSSQIWIYCGKFVRQLSDEETVMHILVTCPFAQQCWHHIGWSLLNAVDGNFASWLQIMFDQTEKGRRGEIVTMCWSIWKARNNMVWNEERSTVQAVVFSTMRYLADWRKAQVYSTKTLYQDVIQGDKVDSWVKPKKDEVKVTVDAAVFKEQNRYGVGMLARDDEGVVVHGRSDSYEGVVRPEFAEAIAVKEALSWVKCMAWQGVTMESDCLGVVRAIRMTSPFGSIIMECRRLIAELNIELFFIKRSYNIAVHLLTRESCLYSGRVFDKRNVLIELMNIVSTDLFE